Proteins co-encoded in one Setaria viridis chromosome 9, Setaria_viridis_v4.0, whole genome shotgun sequence genomic window:
- the LOC117841067 gene encoding PHD finger protein MALE MEIOCYTE DEATH 1, whose product MPSTRALRRLDLRRSPPPRPSPQAAVAAAKKKEEASPWPPSSSSTSSSSSSASAPAKHPAASSAAAAPRGGSAVRVYPLRDFPGLDAAALGGAFRDNVRWLLKQWGSSASGSGSAWRALLSDERTGAVVPIVAVEELAAASPAPLCDLCRCAGWSHHWVSKRKYHFIIPAAVDWDQPFRADTLLGRSDHLLHGLIHSNGFGHLVTLRGCDGGSRFLSGRQIMDIWDQLCTALRVRAVSVVDLTQKHSMDLRLLLGVANGETWFTRWGYCLAKGCFSVSTSTYAAALEALAALPVDYLRSRHVRRVVTIYRRLSNKPLATVREFLRCLLDWKHREAPLLSPSVKTSPRLTFLLPKSCVVKRLRQPCQRFEDVVDLLECRWSKKRLLNAAEVVVDKLREHANGTKITRQAVRDAARGAIGDTGLLDFVIKSLNDTVVGNHVVRRVPDPENRVLHFSLEEYAEPEPEPQLEPELEPEPVELDAERTPPAVRWPSTSEAERDLRAVYRAMVEARSEAAQAVLDCKHWVKWWGLGDESDDQLRFLVEWRPRPWEANELTRPMPPGDIVVVPLHASIGELLVEAEHALRDTYCFFDGFKAESLDGIAGEKWDPVMLGGAESGDTISVHGHGVDMETGLRCQGGVDAWEVQCVCGAQDDDGERMVACDACNVWHHTRCVGIADGVPVPPLFLCMSCGGALMAAGPILDEALMVPKVK is encoded by the exons ATGCCGTCCACGCGCGCACTCCGGCGGCTCGACTTGCgtcggtcgccgccgccccggccgagCCCGcaggcggcagtggcggcggcgaagaagaaggaggaggcgagcccgtggccgccgtcctcgtcctccacctcctcgtcttcttcctcggcgTCCGCGCCCGCCAAGCACcccgccgcctcgtcggcggccgccgcgccgagggGCGGATCGGCGGTGCGCGTGTACCCGCTGCGGGACTTCCCGGGCCTGGACGCGGCCGCGCTCGGCGGCGCGTTCCGGGACAACGTGCGGTGGCTGCTCAAGCAGTGGGGCTCCTCCGCGTCGGGCTCCGGGTCGGCGTGGCGCGCGCTGCTCTCGGACGAGCGCACGGGCGCCGTTGTCCCCATTGTAGCCGTGGAGGAgctcgccgcggcgtcgcccgcgccgctcTGCGACCTCTGCCGCTGCGCCG GCTGGAGCCACCACTGGGTGTCAAAGCGGAAGTACCATTTCATCATTCCGGCAGCAGTCGACTGGGACCAGCCATTCAGGGCTGATACGTTGCTTGGGCGCAGTGATCACCTCCTACATGGCCTGATCCATAGTAATGGCTTTGGTCACCTTGTCACTCTCCGTGGTTGTGATGGTGGCTCCAGGTTTCTTTCTGGCCGCCAGATCATGGATATATGGGATCAACTTTGCACTGCTCTCCGTGTTAG GGCCGTATCTGTGGTGGACTTAACCCAGAAGCATTCTATGGACCTCCGCCTACTTCTAGGAGTGGCAAATGGTGAGACATGGTTCACTCGCTGGGGGTATTGCCTTGCCAAGGGATGCTTCAGTGTGTCTACGTCCACTTATGCTGCTGCACTTGAAGCCCTTGCTGCCCTGCCTGTTGATTATCTCCGCAGCCGCCATGTCCGTCGTGTGGTCACCATCTACCGCCGCCTCTCCAACAAGCCTCTGGCCACTGTCCGTGAGTTCCTCCGCTGCCTCCTTGATTGGAAGCACCGTGAGGCCCCACTTTTGTCACCTTCTGTGAAGACATCCCCACGGCTGACGTTCTTGCTGCCAAAGTCATGTGTTGTGAAGAGGCTGAGGCAGCCATGCCAGCGCTTTGAGGATGTTGTTGACCTGCTCGAGTGTCGGTGGTCAAAGAAACGGCTGCTCAATGCTGCAGAGGTCGTTGTTGATAAGCTGCGGGAGCATGCCAATGGCACAAAGATTACACGACAGGCTGTGCGAGATGCTGCCAGGGGTGCCATCGGTGACACAGGTCTGCTTGACTTTGTCATCAAGTCCCTTAATGACACTGTTGTTGGTAACCATGTTGTGCGTCGTGTGCCTGACCCTGAGAATCGCGTGCTTCACTTCAGCCTTGAGGAATACGCAGAGCCTGAGCCTGAACCACAGCTAGAGCCTGAGCTAGAGCCAGAGCCAGTGGAACTTGATGCAGAGCGCACACCTCCTGCGGTCCGATGGCCAAGCACGTCAGAGGCAGAGCGGGATCTGCGTGCTGTGTACCGGGCAATGGTGGAGGCACGCAGTGAGGCAGCACAGGCTGTGCTTGACTGCAAGCACTGGGTGAAATGGTGGGGCCTGGGGGATGAGTCTGATGACCAGTTAAGGTTCCTTGTTGAGTGGCGACCGCGGCCGTGGGAGGCTAATGAACTTACAAGGCCAATGCCACCAGGGGATATTGTGGTAGTACCACTCCATGCGTCCATAGGTGAGCTTCTTGTCGAGGCAGAGCATGCGCTGCGGGACACATACTGCTTCTTTGATGGATTCAAGGCTGAGTCACTGGATGGCATTGCTGGGGAGAAGTGGGATCCGGTGATGCTTGGTGGAGCAGAGTCTGGTGACACGATCAGTGTGCATGGCCATGGAGTGGACATGGAGACTGGGCTGCGTTGCCAGGGAGGTGTGGATGCATGGGAGGTCCAGTGTGTCTGTGGTGCACAGGATGATGACGGGGAACGCATGGTGGCATGCGATGCATGCAATGTCTGGCACCACACACGCTGTGTCGGTATTGCGGATGGTGTGCCCGTGCCACCATTATTTCTCTGCATGTCCTGCGGTGGCGCGCTCATGGCTGCTGGACCGATCCTGGATGAGGCACTAATGGTACCTAAAGTGAAGTGA